The nucleotide sequence GTGAGTCAGCAGAGCCGGCATCTTGAACAGCAATTGCTGGAACGGGGGAAAATAGAAGCTGTTCTCGGCGCACGTTTTACCGGCCGCATTCTCGAAGAAGCCATTGATAACGGCGTGTTCAGTGTCAAGGATGCGTTTGACACCGAGTATGAAGAGATCCCCGGATTTGAACCGGCAAAATATCACACCCGATACGATTTTTATCTGGATAAGGCGCTTCTGGCCATTGAAGATGAATTTCTTAAGGATGAAAGTGTCGTTTTTGCTGTTGCAGTTGATGTGAATGGTTATCTTCCTACGCACAATACCCTGTATCAGCAGCCGATTACCGGTGACGTTGAAAAAGATAAAACCGGAAACCGCACCAAGCGGATTTTTAACGACTCGGTCGGTTTAAGCGCGGCACAGAACCTCGAAGAGGGTTTTCTCCAGGTTTATGCTCGTGATACCGGTGAGACAATGTGGGACATTTCGGCTCCGATTATTGTGAAAGGGAAGCACTGGGGTGGTTTCCGCATCGGATTTTCGCTGGCCAAGGTGAACCAGCAGAAAATGGTGCTGCAGCAGTCGCTTATGATCATGTTGATGGCCATTCTGGTGATTTCCATTGTTGCTGTTGTCGTCACTGTTGGTCGAGCTCTTAAACCTCTTGAAACCCTGACACAGGCAGCATCGGATCTGGCCGACGGCAAGGTGGATGAGGTCATTACGGCAGAATCGACGGATGAAGTTGGTAAATTGGCCGATGCACTTGAACGGCTGCGGGTCAGTCTGAAAGCGGCAATGGATCGTTTGCGCAAGAAAAATTCGTAACGGTTCAGGGCGATTTTATAAGAAACAGGGCCGGTGCATCATGCGATGTGCCGGCCATTTTTTTAAAGAAAATTCGGATAAATATCGAAATTATCCAGGGCGTCGACGGTTTTGTCCAATGTTGTCGCGGTGTGTCTTTAATGCCCTGCATAACAATACGCCGATGAATTATGAGCAGTACATCAACGGTCGATCAGCTCTGTTGAATCAATGGGACAAGTCTCTGACGGATGAAGCCACAGGCGTCTAAAAAGGCAAGAAGGACGTTCTGACTTGTTCAATATCCAGCTAGCGGGCGTGCTCAATAATATAAATAATGCGGCAGGTTGATTGAGAAGTCTCACTACACGCGGTCCGGTTTTTTACTCAGGGTCTGCTTCAGATCCAGATTACTCCTCAGAAGAGAGGTGAAATCTTCTGCGGGCAAAGGTCGGCTGTAAAGGTAGCCTTGAAGGATATCGCAGTGGCATTTTTCCAGAAAGTCCAGTTGCTCGACCGTTTCAACCCCCTCCGCGACAGTGGTTAAACCCAGATGATGCGCAATATCGACAATACTGACTGCAACCGCGGCAGAACTGGAATCTTGTGCAACGTCACGAATAAAAGAAGCATCAATCTTAAGGCAGTCAACGGGAAAGCGGCGCAGGTAGTTCAGGCTGGAATAGCCGGTGCCAAAATCGTCGAGGCTTAAAAGGACTCCTCTCTCTTTGAGCGCGATCATGGTTTGGACGGCGCCTTCCGGATCGTCCATGATCATACTTTCGGTGATCTCAAGATCGAGTAGATCGGGGTGTAATGTTGTTGTCTCTAAAATAGTGTCAACCACGTCGCATAAATTCCCATGACGGAACTGTCGTGATGACAGGTTGACGGCCATCGTGATGGTTGGTAATTGTTGTTGCTGCCAGCTTATGGCCTGTTGACAGGCTTGCTCCAACACCCAGGTTCCAATTGGAACAATCAAACCGGTCTCTTCGGCCAGTGGAATAAAGTCAGCAGGCGAGACGAGGCCGCGCAATGGATGTTGCCAGCGGATTAACGCTTCGCAGCCGACAATTTTGCCGCTTTGCAATGAGACTTTGGGCTGATAGTGAAGTAACAGTTCTCCGCGTTCCAGTGCCTGACGCAAATCTTTTTCAAGCTCAAGAATTTTTACCGCATGTTGATTCATATCACTGGAGTAGAAGGTGAAATCGCCTTTGTGCCGTTTTGACTGGTACATGGCCAGATCCGCATTACGCAGCAATGTGATGCTGTCATTGCCATCGTTGGGGAACAGGCTGATGCCGATACTGGCTGTCACAACAATATGGTGGTTGTCGATATGGCAGGGGGAGCTGATCTCTTTAAGCAGGTCTTGCATTAACGGGATGAGGCTTTCCTCGTTGTTCAGGTCACCTAAAACCAGGGCAAATTCGTCACCACCGAGACGACTGACGGTATCTGTTGAACGGACGTGTTGACAGAGCCGCTTACCAATCTGACAAAGAAGTCGATCCCCTTGATCGTGTCCCAGGCTGTCATTGATGACTTGAAAACGGTCAAGGTCGATCAGCAGGACCGCAACAGCATGATGTTGCCGCATGCCCTCTTCAATGGCGTGGTCTAAACGGTCGAGCAACAGGGTGCGATTGGCCAGGCCCGTAAGCTCATCGTGGGTTGCGAGGTGTTCCAGGCGTTGTTCCGATTGCAGTTGGATCGCACGACTGTTTTCAAGCCGCTGTGTCATGGTTGTGAAGGTGGCGGACAATTGTTCGATTTCAGCAGGCTGGCAATACTGAGATGGTAATTGCCAGGGCTGGTCCTGACCGAAATTGTGGCTGGCTTGTGCCAGAGCTGCTAGGGGCTTGACCAAGGTGTATTGGCCGAAAAACCGTGCCAGTAGTACGCTGAAGAGGATAACCACCGCCATCACGCTGAGGTTGATTTTCCATTCCAGGTTTGCCGGGGCTAAAATCTGCTGTTCGGGAATACCGGCCCACATAAAGAGATAGGGTGTTGTTTGAGAATTGAGGTACATCGGATAAAATGCCAGGCGTTTTACCCGACCATCGGAAGCGACTGCACTCACCAGTCCGGGATCACGGGCCTGTTGCGCCGCTTGCCAGCTTTCGGCTGCGATGGGTTGGCCAATCGGATGTGTTTCTGAATTTTCAGGGTGGTAAAACAGACGGAGCCCATGATGGTCTGTCACGGCAATAAAAGAGCCCTGGGGAAGACTTGCGTGTTCAAGTAAATTGGTGAACGATGATACGGCAAGAACGATGGTCAAAACTCCTTTGACCTGATTATGGCTGTTGCGCACCGGCAAGGCGAAAGGGAAGGCCGGTTCTGTATCGCCAAGGCGGGTAAAAATAAACTCTCCCGCAGAAAAGGACTTTTTTTGCAGGGCATCACGAAAGTGTTTGCGGTCAGCGAGGCTGATGGCATTGAATGGGCGTGCGGAGGCAACGACTTGACCACTTTTGTTACAGAGCGTGATGTTGAGCAAATTCGAACTGTGGCAGATGATCTCATGAAATAACTGTTTGCACGCGGTTGGGTCTTGAGATTGTACGGCCTCTGTCTGTACCAATGTTTTTAATGTCTGGCGTGCTGCTTTTATTTCCCCTTCCTGATGTTCGACCATGCTGCGGACAAGGATCGTCATCTGATGTTCGGCCTGAACGATGGCGTCACGGCGTTGCTCCCGTCCCGCATGAATAATTAGAACCAGGGCGGGTAAAACAGCGACGACGGTCAAGACCCCCAGATAGGTACCAATGGACGCGGCGCGGATGCGGAACATGTTTTTCCCCTTGGAGGAGCAGGCAAAATAAACAACAATTTAATAAAATTAGATAGTTTAATCCTACCTGCTTTTGTTGATTATAAAAGTTATAAGGACGTAAAAATCTTTTTTTGTGACGATAACTATTTTTGAGGGCCTGCCATTTTCAAACAATGGCGTTATTCTTTTGAGGTACAGATGGACGAAATGGTTTAAACAAAACGGGTGGCACAAATTTTTTACTATGCCGAAAATGTTCCATTCGTAGAAGCTACAGGGGGAGAAAAGTGTCTGTTGTATCAAAACAAACTGCGCAACATTATGTCTGGGGTGCCGGTTGCGATGGCTGGCATCTTGCCGCCTCAAAAAACCTCAGTGTTATTCAGGAGCTGGTTCCGAACGGGGCATCAGAGGTGCGCCATCTGCATAACAAGGCCGAGCAGTTTTTTTACGTGCTTCATGGCATTGCCACGCTTGAAGTGGCTGGAACGATTCACACGCTGAAAGCCAATGAAGGTTTTCATGTTCCGGCTGGCGTACCGCATACGTTGAGTAATCAACACGAAGAGGATTTGGAGTTTCTGGTGGTGTCAACGCCGCCGAGTCATGAGGATCGCGAAAATGCCTAACGCCTTATTTATCTGTTATTCTATGTTCTGTCGATTTGACCTTGATGTTTTTTTAGGAGAATCCCATGGCACGTCCTATTGATACCGCATGTCATCGCACCATCCCTTTAAGTACTGATGCCGACTTACGCCGCAGCTACATGGTGGTCAATGAACCTCTGGTCGGCAATGTGCGCTTTGGCCGCTTGCTGGAAGATCTTGATAAGATGGCTGAAGACACGGCGCTGAATTATGTGTGTCAGACCTATCCGGAGGCACGGGTGGTCACTGCGGCCATTGATGAGATCATGATCATGGGGGCGGCGGATGTCAATCGCGATATTGTGCTGCATGCCCGGATTAACCATGTCGGGCGCACCTCGATGGAAGTGGGTATTCGTGTCGAGCACCCCGGCGACCCCGGTGTGTATATTGCCTCGTGTTTTTTCACCATGGTAGCCCGGTTGGGTGTTGGTGATGACTCGAAGAGCGTGACGATTCCGCCGTTGGATTACCATGATGAGCTGGAAAAAAAGCATTATGAAAATGCCATCGCCAGTCGCAAGGATTATCGCAGCCAACAGGATGCTGCCCAGGAACCGCCCAGCCGCGAAGAGTACGAGTTGCTGACCAAACTGCATAAGGCGCAGGATGAGCCGGGCTTCAAAGGATTGTTGTCCGGTAAGCTGGTGGCGGATTCCTGGGAGCGGATGTATCCGGCCAAAGAGAATGTGCCGACGACGATCTTTGGCGGCTATCTGATGCGGCGCGCCTATGAGCTTTCCTCGATCTGCGCCGAGCTGGTGGCGCCCAACCGGCCGGTGATTGTTGCGGTGAATCGGGTCAATTTCTTTCATCCCGTGCGGCTGGGAGACAAGCTGCACTACACCTGTCGCGTCGTATATACCGGTAAGACCTCTATTTCGGTGGAAGCCAACATCCGGCGCATCAGCCGGGATCGCACCAGCGAGGCACTGTCCAACTCATGTCTGTTCACCTTTGTTAATGTTGATGATCATCTGAATCCGCTGCCGGTGCCGACGATTTATCCCACCACCTATGCGGAAGATGCTCTCTATTTGCAGGCTTACCGGCGCAGCAAAAGTCCGAGACGGCATCAGCGTAAAAAATAACGGAGATGGGAATGGATCAAGAGAAGATTGCCGTGGTGACCGGTGGGGCTCAGGGCATTGGCCGTGGGATTGTCACAAGGTTGCGTGACGAGGGCTGGAGCGTTGTTATAGCGGATAATGACGGTCAGGCTGTGGAGGAAGCCGTTGCGGCGTTGGGCGGCTCCGTCATTGGCAAGTTGGTGGATGTGAGTGATGAGAAGGCGGTTCAACTACTGTTCTCTTGGCTGGAGGCAACTTACGGTCGCCTCGATCTGCTGGTAAACAATGCGGCGGTTGCCAAAGCCCATGGGACTCCTTTGGAATCCCTGGCGCTGGAAGAATGGCAGCATTTGCTGAATGTGAATCTGACCGGCCCCTTTTTATGCAGTAAATACGCCGCGCCTCTGTTGCGGCATCCCAGTGGTTCGATTATTCATATTGCCTCAACCCGTGCCGTGCAATCCGAGCCCGATAGTGAAGCGTATGCTGCCAGCAAGGGGGGAGTGGTTGCTTTAACCCATGCCATGGCACTCAGTCTCGGGCCACAGATCCGGGTGAATTGCATCAGCCCGGGCTGGATTGATGTTTCCGCCCTGAAGAAAGGTGCTCACGGCATCAGCCAGTCTCTGAGTCGTCAAGACCATGAACAGCATCCGGTGGGGCGGGTCGGCCAGCCACAGGATATTGCCGCCACGGTTTGTTTTCTCGCTTCAGCTCAGGCTGGCTTTATTACCGGGCAGAACCTGGTCGTTGATGGCGGCATGACGCGCAAGATGATTTATGTAGAATAAAATCTGTTGTTCTGGTGTGCATTTTTTCTATTATATTCTTTGTTTTTAATGGGTTATCAAAATAGTAGACAGCCTGCGCCGCACTCCTTATTATAGGCCTATCCATATGTTTAGAGCGTAATTCTTACGTCTCTTTGCTGAACCCATTTCCCTTTCCCTGCAATACCTTATCCGGTGCTGAACCGGTAGCATCTCACATCACTTATGGAGGGTCTCATCATGAATGAGCTGGTCGAACTTGTTGTCAAGGCATTTCTGATCGGTTGTGGCGCGACTGTGGTCATGGATCTCTGGGCGCTGTTTCTGAAATCGGTATTT is from Desulfuromonas acetoxidans DSM 684 and encodes:
- a CDS encoding cupin domain-containing protein, producing the protein MSVVSKQTAQHYVWGAGCDGWHLAASKNLSVIQELVPNGASEVRHLHNKAEQFFYVLHGIATLEVAGTIHTLKANEGFHVPAGVPHTLSNQHEEDLEFLVVSTPPSHEDRENA
- a CDS encoding HAMP domain-containing protein; this encodes MFKKISVKVTVYVNVLLLIVMVVGAWFIVSQQSRHLEQQLLERGKIEAVLGARFTGRILEEAIDNGVFSVKDAFDTEYEEIPGFEPAKYHTRYDFYLDKALLAIEDEFLKDESVVFAVAVDVNGYLPTHNTLYQQPITGDVEKDKTGNRTKRIFNDSVGLSAAQNLEEGFLQVYARDTGETMWDISAPIIVKGKHWGGFRIGFSLAKVNQQKMVLQQSLMIMLMAILVISIVAVVVTVGRALKPLETLTQAASDLADGKVDEVITAESTDEVGKLADALERLRVSLKAAMDRLRKKNS
- a CDS encoding hotdog domain-containing protein, whose translation is MARPIDTACHRTIPLSTDADLRRSYMVVNEPLVGNVRFGRLLEDLDKMAEDTALNYVCQTYPEARVVTAAIDEIMIMGAADVNRDIVLHARINHVGRTSMEVGIRVEHPGDPGVYIASCFFTMVARLGVGDDSKSVTIPPLDYHDELEKKHYENAIASRKDYRSQQDAAQEPPSREEYELLTKLHKAQDEPGFKGLLSGKLVADSWERMYPAKENVPTTIFGGYLMRRAYELSSICAELVAPNRPVIVAVNRVNFFHPVRLGDKLHYTCRVVYTGKTSISVEANIRRISRDRTSEALSNSCLFTFVNVDDHLNPLPVPTIYPTTYAEDALYLQAYRRSKSPRRHQRKK
- a CDS encoding SDR family oxidoreductase; its protein translation is MDQEKIAVVTGGAQGIGRGIVTRLRDEGWSVVIADNDGQAVEEAVAALGGSVIGKLVDVSDEKAVQLLFSWLEATYGRLDLLVNNAAVAKAHGTPLESLALEEWQHLLNVNLTGPFLCSKYAAPLLRHPSGSIIHIASTRAVQSEPDSEAYAASKGGVVALTHAMALSLGPQIRVNCISPGWIDVSALKKGAHGISQSLSRQDHEQHPVGRVGQPQDIAATVCFLASAQAGFITGQNLVVDGGMTRKMIYVE
- a CDS encoding EAL domain-containing protein — translated: MFRIRAASIGTYLGVLTVVAVLPALVLIIHAGREQRRDAIVQAEHQMTILVRSMVEHQEGEIKAARQTLKTLVQTEAVQSQDPTACKQLFHEIICHSSNLLNITLCNKSGQVVASARPFNAISLADRKHFRDALQKKSFSAGEFIFTRLGDTEPAFPFALPVRNSHNQVKGVLTIVLAVSSFTNLLEHASLPQGSFIAVTDHHGLRLFYHPENSETHPIGQPIAAESWQAAQQARDPGLVSAVASDGRVKRLAFYPMYLNSQTTPYLFMWAGIPEQQILAPANLEWKINLSVMAVVILFSVLLARFFGQYTLVKPLAALAQASHNFGQDQPWQLPSQYCQPAEIEQLSATFTTMTQRLENSRAIQLQSEQRLEHLATHDELTGLANRTLLLDRLDHAIEEGMRQHHAVAVLLIDLDRFQVINDSLGHDQGDRLLCQIGKRLCQHVRSTDTVSRLGGDEFALVLGDLNNEESLIPLMQDLLKEISSPCHIDNHHIVVTASIGISLFPNDGNDSITLLRNADLAMYQSKRHKGDFTFYSSDMNQHAVKILELEKDLRQALERGELLLHYQPKVSLQSGKIVGCEALIRWQHPLRGLVSPADFIPLAEETGLIVPIGTWVLEQACQQAISWQQQQLPTITMAVNLSSRQFRHGNLCDVVDTILETTTLHPDLLDLEITESMIMDDPEGAVQTMIALKERGVLLSLDDFGTGYSSLNYLRRFPVDCLKIDASFIRDVAQDSSSAAVAVSIVDIAHHLGLTTVAEGVETVEQLDFLEKCHCDILQGYLYSRPLPAEDFTSLLRSNLDLKQTLSKKPDRV